A genomic region of Papaver somniferum cultivar HN1 chromosome 7, ASM357369v1, whole genome shotgun sequence contains the following coding sequences:
- the LOC113295135 gene encoding protein FAR1-RELATED SEQUENCE 5-like, whose product MHNKDYDLDEEDNYRKQRNTSIMRTDCKAMIRVAIDGRFQIWYINEFIEDHNHVMVSPKKIMLMRSNKHMPLESKSLAEAFNKSKIHVGKVVSLFGQRESTGFDTRDVYNHLRNVRKSLLDVGDAAALVNYFRRRTLENPSFYYAFQVDEEGRATNVWVDARSWIAYIRFGDAVTFDTTYKTNKYSMLFAPFTGTNHHRQSITFGFAWLGNERRRHIYLVVYDMA is encoded by the coding sequence ATGCACAATAAAGATTATGATCTTGATGAGGAAGATAATTACAGAAAACAGAGAAATACTTCAATAATGAGGACAGACTGTAAAGCTATGATACGTGTAGCTATCGATGGAAGATTTCAGATATGGTATATTAATGAGTTTATAGAAGATCACAATCATGTTATGGTTTCTCCTAAGAAGATAATGCTCATGAGATCAAACAAACATATGCCCCTTGAATCTAAAAGCTTAGCAGAGGCATTTAACAAAAGCAAAATTCATGTTGGTAAAGTTGTTTCGTTATTTGGGCAAAGAGAAAGTACTGGGTTTGATACTAGAGATGTTTATAATCATTTAAGGAATGTCAGAAAATCTTTGTTGGATGTTGGAGATGCAGCAGCATTGGTTAACTACTTTAGAAGAAGAACACTTGAAAATCCAAGTTTTTACTATGCATTTCAAGTTGATGAAGAAGGAAGGGCAACAAATGTATGGGTGGATGCACGTTCGTGGATAGCATATATCCGCTTTGGAGATGCTGTCACTTTTGATACCACATACAAAACTAACAAATATAGTATGCTTTTTGCTCCTTTCACGGGTACTAATCATCACCGACAATCTATAACATTTGGATTTGCATGGCTAGGAAATGAGAGACGAAGACACATTTACCTGGTTGTTTATGACATGGCTTGA